A stretch of Cydia splendana chromosome 7, ilCydSple1.2, whole genome shotgun sequence DNA encodes these proteins:
- the LOC134792104 gene encoding ubiquitin carboxyl-terminal hydrolase 1 has product MPVNLVETKKGVEKAKFSLSLNRNATYLSNEDRLADPKEKSVPGKFGNHDNKENRPAKRPFKGTYNNTLSSAKRLKPLTESPKPPVSPAPETELIILNASVASTAMLNGHHNDNQYGMQRKIPIATLSNLGNTCFLNSVLYTLRYAPRFLHNLHHLVSDLASVEQKLGSIRLKSSSLGRSAAGLASSGARSWSSKDLLSLGQSDNCSEKSKIRIATEKLHETYLNLRAAESKCFNSNSSDASPEPFAADAFLAALRDVNTTFEGNRQQDAHELLVCILDNIRETCRALSDRARLHLPENGDSNGIGRQPSLDGDSKPGLGNLRKSWKKRKDGNKRHSPTEDRAPSPAEPDHRPGWDFVADDFEGTMVVRTMCLECEAVTEKAQAVLELCVPVGEEDAPDSEPFRAACLTSEYLRDQNKYWCERCLRYNEARRSVAYSRLPRILVLQLKRFSGGMEKITRHAPTPLLMPCFCELCAHRPQDQSPSHSYVLWAVIMHLGQSLSGGHYVAYAREAGGAGGAGGAGDACSRTGDAPPQPSSFMRTLFHRPRQQTPGCAAKECCVPRPRPEASWLACDDEQVKPISNQDFHDLLSAEPKVRSAATPYLLFYVKSEDG; this is encoded by the exons ATGCCAGTTAATTTGGTTGAAACGAAAAAAGGAGTCGAAAAAGCAAAGTTTTCACTGTCCTTGAATAGAAATGCAACTTATCTGAGCAACGAAGACCGACTTGCAGATCCGAAAGAGAAATCTGTGCCTGGCAAGTTCGGAAATCACGATAATAAGGAAAACAGGCCGGCGAAGCGGCCATTCAAAGGCACTTATAACAATACTTTGAGTTCGGCTAAAAGGCTAAAGCCACTTACTGAATCACCTAAGCCACCAG tatcACCTGCACCAGAAACAGAGTTGATAATACTGAACGCGTCCGTGGCAAGCACTGCCATGTTGAATGGCCACCACAATGACAATCAGTATGGGATGCAGCGCAAGATTCCAATTGCCACCCTGTCTAACCTCGGCAACACTTGCTTTCTTAACAGTGTGCTCTATACCTTGCG GTATGCTCCAAGATTCCTCCACAACCTCCACCACCTCGTGTCAGACTTGGCCAGTGTGGAGCAGAAGCTCGGCAGCATACGACTGAAGAGTTCCTCACTCGGAAGAAGTGCGGCTGGTCTAGCTTCGTCCGGTGCCAGGTCCTGGAGCAGCAAGGATCTGCTCTCGCTAGGACAGTCGGATAACTGTTCAGAGAAGAGTAAAATAAGG ATAGCAACGGAGAAACTGCACGAGACCTACCTTAACCTACGGGCAGCGGAGAGCAAGTGTTTCAACAGCAATTCGTCAGATGCATCGCCCGAGCCCTTCGCAGCTGACGCCTTCCTTGCTGCTCTACGAGACGTCAACACCACCTTCGAAG GCAACCGGCAACAAGATGCCCACGAGCTGCTGGTGTGCATCCTCGACAATATCCGCGAGACGTGTCGCGCGCTCAGCGACCGCGCGCGGTTACACTTGCCCGAGAACGGAGACAG CAACGGCATCGGTCGGCAACCGAGTCTCGACGGCGACAGCAAACCCGGGCTCGGCAACCTTCGCAAGTCGTGGAAGAAACGCAAGGACGGCAACAAGAGACATTCGCCTACTGAAGACCGGGCGCCTTCCCCTGCCGAGCCCGACCACAGGCCTGGGTGGGACTTCGTTGCTGACGACTTTGAAG gcACGATGGTAGTCCGCACAATGTGCCTAGAGTGCGAAGCGGTAACGGAGAAGGCGCAAGCAGTTCTCGAACTGTGTGTGCCAGTAGGCGAGGAGGATGCTCCCGACTCCGAGCCCTTCCGGGCCGCCTGCCTCACCAGCGAGTACCTAAGGGATCAGAACAAG TATTGGTGCGAACGCTGCCTCCGCTACAACGAAGCGCGGCGCAGCGTGGCGTACTCTCGACTACCTCGAATTCTAGTTTTGCAACTAAAAAG GTTCAGCGGCGGCATGGAGAAGATCACGCGGCACGCGCCGACGCCATTACTGATGCCGTGCTTCTGTGAGCTGTGCGCGCACCGGCCACAGGACCAGTCGCCCAGCCACAG CTACGTGCTGTGGGCGGTGATCATGCACCTGGGGCAGTCGCTGTCGGGCGGGCACTACGTGGCGTACGCGCGCGAGGCGGGAGgtgcgggcggcgcgggcggcgccggCGACGCCTGCTCCCGCACCGGCGACGCGCCGCCGCAGCCCAGCTCCTTCATGCGCACGCTGTTCCACCGGCCCAGGCAGCAGACTCCAGGCTGTGCTGCTAAAG AGTGCTGCGTGCCCCGGCCGCGACCCGAGGCCTCGTGGCTGGCGTGCGACGACGAGCAGGTGAAGCCCATCTCCAACCAGGACTTCCACGACCTGCTCTCCGCCGAGCCCAAGGTGCGCTCCGCCGCCACGCCATACCTGCTCTTCTACGTCAAGAGCGAAGACGGCTAA